The Terriglobales bacterium genome window below encodes:
- a CDS encoding response regulator, producing MSAAAAPPLLVIEDEPSVMAFLSAALERYGYRMVPARSGAEGLQLLAQGDYLGVISDMRTPGGINGADVHAWIAKNRPQLASRVVFITGDTVNEETLAILRRTGAPCVEKPFRVQQLMAVVQKIFGKAP from the coding sequence ATGAGCGCCGCCGCTGCCCCGCCCCTGCTGGTGATCGAGGACGAACCCTCGGTCATGGCCTTCCTGAGCGCTGCCCTGGAGCGCTACGGCTACCGCATGGTACCCGCCCGCTCCGGGGCCGAGGGCTTGCAACTGCTGGCCCAGGGCGACTACCTGGGGGTGATCTCCGACATGCGCACGCCTGGTGGCATCAACGGCGCCGACGTGCATGCCTGGATCGCGAAGAACCGGCCCCAGTTGGCCTCCCGCGTGGTCTTCATCACCGGCGACACGGTCAATGAGGAGACCCTGGCCATCCTGCGCCGGACCGGGGCGCCCTGCGTGGAGAAGCCCTTCCGCGTGCAGCAGTTGATGGCGGTGGTCCAGAAAATCTTCGGGAAGGCGCCATGA